In the genome of Rhodoligotrophos defluvii, one region contains:
- a CDS encoding chorismate mutase, producing MSKSPAECQDMSDLRAEIDRIDEALVALLAERTRYVDRVVEVKTALGLPALIEARVEEVASRVRSLAAASGVDADFAERLWRMMMDHFIAYEEAKLGR from the coding sequence ATGAGCAAGAGCCCCGCCGAATGCCAGGATATGAGCGACCTCCGCGCGGAGATCGACCGTATCGACGAGGCGCTGGTGGCGCTTCTGGCCGAGCGCACCCGCTATGTGGACCGGGTGGTGGAGGTGAAGACCGCGTTGGGGCTCCCGGCACTGATCGAGGCGCGGGTCGAGGAGGTGGCCAGCAGGGTGCGGTCGCTGGCGGCCGCTTCGGGCGTGGATGCGGACTTTGCCGAGCGCCTGTGGCGCATGATGATGGACCATTTCATCGCTTATGAAGAGGCGAAGCTCGGGCGCTAA